From Halorussus lipolyticus:
CAGGCTTCGACTGGTCTTGTGGAGTTGAGTCAGCGCCCGCTCGCGCTGTTTTCGCTTGGTGATGTCCCGGCAACTGTAGAGGGTGGTCCCGCCTTGAATCGAGACCTGCCGGACGTTGACCAGCAGGGTGTGTTCCCGGCCGTGCTTGTCTGTCGCGGTGCATTCGACGTTGGTCAGGACGCCCTCCGAGTCGAGGCGTTCCCGGTCGAAAAGGTCCTCGCCCAGCAGGGCGTCGATGGTGCCGAGGTCGTGTATCTCCTCGGCGCTGTAGCCGAAGATGAAGTGAACGTTGGGGCAGACGTAAGTGAACTCGCCGTCGTCGTCGGTGACGAGGACGGTATCGGTCATGTTGTTCAGCGTGACGCGATGGAGTTCCTCCGAGCGGCGGAGTTCCTCCTCTAACCGGACGCGCTCGCCGACCTCGTGTCCCGCCACGAGGAGGCGAGTGATTTCGTCCCCGTCGTCCTCGGCGACGGGGCGGACCGTGAACTCGAATCGGACCTCCCGGTCGGCGTCGGCCAGTCCGGCCTCGAACTCGGTGTACTCGCCGTCTCTGGCGCGCTGGACTGCCCGCTGGAGGTCCCGGCGCGAGTCGTCGGTCCACGGGAGGCCCCAGAATCGCTTGCCGAGGAGCGCGCTGTCGTCGGCCCCCAGCGCGTCGAGCGCCCCCTGATTCACCCGAACGACGGTCCCGTCGGGGTCGAGGACCGCGCTGAACTGGTCCGGCGTGGCGAAGAAGGACTCGAACCGGGCGGCGTCCTCGTCACGGCGGCGCTCGTCGGCGTGGCGCTCGACCGCCGCTCTGCATCGGTTCGGGAGGCCGGTCGAATCGGCGGGGACGTAATCGGCCACACCGACCGCGATGGCCTCGCTGGCGAGCGATTCGCTCCCGTCGGTCGGGGCCAAGACGAACGGGGCGGTGACGCCGCGCTCGCGCAGGTCGGCCAACAGGTCGAGGCCGGTGGTCCCGGCGTCGGTCTCCTCGGTGAATCGGCGCGCGGCGACGACGCAATCGACGCCGGTTCGGTCGGTCGCAGTGGCTACCGCCTCGTCGGCCGACCCCGCTGGGCGCACCGAGAACCCGTCGCTGGCCGAGAACTTCGGTCGGAGTCGGTCGCGCCACGAGTCGGGACCGGCCAAGAGGACCCGGACGCGCTCGGTTGCGGTTCGTGACCGAGTAGTATCCATCGTGGCGGTGTTAGCGCGCTCGCCGATAAGAGTCTTCGTTGTGTGGCGGCGGATGGCGTCGGTCGAAAAATTCCCGACTGAGGGCCGGGGAGGACCGATTCGGCGGTCCCGCTCGGAGTAGCGAGGTTACTCCGAAGTCGTTGTCGTCTGGTCGCTCGCGCCGATGTAGTCCTGCAGGGTGCCCTGCTCCGGTTCGGGTAGCTTGGCGACCTGCTGTTCCTGCCGGTTCGTCGGCAGTTTCACGTAGTTGTTCGCGGCGACGTACCGCTCTTGGCCCATGTCCGAGAGCATCGTGAGGATGAACGCCGCTTCCTTCGGCGAGGTGTCTTCCCACGTGTAGCAGTGCAGGTCGCGGTTGAGCGGGTAGTCCTTCGCGCCGAGGTTCTTGCCGTACTCGTAGGTGGTGTCCTCGATGGTGAGCGCGACCGGCGGAACCCGCTCCTCGTCCACGAACGCCAAGGCCATGTACGCGACGGCGTTGTTGGAGTTTGCGACCAGCGTCTGGACCTGCTGGTTCTGGCCCTTCCGCACGTCTACGCCCTCCATCGGCGCGTTCGGACCGCCCAGCACGTTGGCGCGGAAGGAGGTGTCGGTGCCCGACCCCTCGGCGCGACCGATTGCCTGAATCTCCTTGTCCTCGCCGTCGTAGGCGTCGAGTTCCGACCAGTTCGTGAGTTCGCCCCGATAGATTTGCTGAACCTGCTGTAGCGTGAGTTCGGTGACGCCCGCGTCGTAAATCTCCTTGCTGACGACGAGGGGTTGGGCGTCCACGCCGACCACGTGGTCTACGAACTTGTTCAGTTCCTCCTCGCTGTCGTCGGGGAACTCCTGTGCGACCGTCGCGCTCGCGTCACCGATGTCGAGGACGCCGCCCCGAAGCTTCTCCAGTCCGGTCCCGGAGTGGCTCAGGCCGACCGTCACGTTGAACGGCAGGCCCTGACCCGACTCGAAGCCGTATCGGCTAGCCCAGAAGTCGGCGTAGTTCATCTCGGTGTCGATGTTCCACTCTCCCGGTCCCCAGTACTCCGCGTCGCTCGCCGGCGGATTGGAGTTCCAGACCGCCCCGGCCTGACTCGTAATCGGGTACACCGTCGAGGAGCCGCCGATTTTCAGCGGTCCTTGGTTACCACCGTCCTGTGCCGTTGCCGTCCCGGTTACAGCGAGGCTTCCGGCCGCTCCGACAGCCGCGAGGTATTTCCGCCGCGAAACCCGTCCCCCGTTCTCTGACGTGTCTGACGTCATCGAGTAGGACGACGACGTTTCCCCGTAAATCGACTGCTATGAGTGCCATATAGCTGTTTTAGCTCCACGGACGACGGGGGACCGGTACGAAGGAAACAGAGCAGAATGACCCACCTGTCCGAGTTGTCGTTTCGTCCGGACGTTGCGTCGTCGCTTCCCGCGGGCGGTCGGGAGGTTCGTTCGACCGGACGTGTCAGGCTAGAGAATACGCCTCGCGGTTCGGTCACGTCAGTTCGACCGAGACAAATCGCTACAATTTTCTCAGCAATATTATTGTTTCTTATACAAATAGTCGTGTTTCTCTTGGCGTCGGCGACG
This genomic window contains:
- a CDS encoding PstS family phosphate ABC transporter substrate-binding protein, which produces MTSDTSENGGRVSRRKYLAAVGAAGSLAVTGTATAQDGGNQGPLKIGGSSTVYPITSQAGAVWNSNPPASDAEYWGPGEWNIDTEMNYADFWASRYGFESGQGLPFNVTVGLSHSGTGLEKLRGGVLDIGDASATVAQEFPDDSEEELNKFVDHVVGVDAQPLVVSKEIYDAGVTELTLQQVQQIYRGELTNWSELDAYDGEDKEIQAIGRAEGSGTDTSFRANVLGGPNAPMEGVDVRKGQNQQVQTLVANSNNAVAYMALAFVDEERVPPVALTIEDTTYEYGKNLGAKDYPLNRDLHCYTWEDTSPKEAAFILTMLSDMGQERYVAANNYVKLPTNRQEQQVAKLPEPEQGTLQDYIGASDQTTTTSE